GCATTCCCAACATCAGAAGGTAATTCGCTCCAAGAATACGAAGCGGGAGCCACTGTCCCATTTACAGTTATAGTTCCTGTAGAAATACTACCATTAGTATAGAGCTGAGCGTTACCTATTTGTGTTAAACCTAATAATAAAAATTTAATATATAAAAGAGTAGTTTTTTTCATAATCCATTTGTTAAATTATAAAAACAAACTTATGTACATCTAAAAGGCGAGTTTAAAATAATAGACAAATAGCCATTTTCTGTAGACGAATGGCTTTATTTAACAGTTAAAAAATTTTATCGTCAGTAATTGTATTATTAGCCAGTTCTTTTACTATTAAGCTATCGTTATTAGATTAGTAAACATATTGATAATTAGGTATGGTTAGTTCAATCTCAACAAAAAAAATAGCTTTTGCAACATTTAGTATATAAAATATATTTCAATATCGTTTTAGGCTATTACTTGGATATAAAAAATGATGAGTAAAGTATTTGTACCTTTTAACTTGTACATTTACTTTACTCATCTATTTATTGTGAACTCAGTAGACTTATTTTCAAATCTAACAATAAAATTTCTTGAAAAATTTATGAATTATTAATTAATAAATCATGCCTCATTGTATTGAAGAATAAAATAAAACCATGCATTCATCAGATTTTTATTTAATAAATTAAACCTAACTTATCTCTTAACCACCCTAACGATTTCCACACTATCCTCTTGTGATACAACCACGTTGTAAACACCTGAAGGATATCTGTCTCCGATGGTGGTGTTCTCCATATCAGATACATTAACCTCACGTTGTTCTATTAACCTTCCAACCATATCGTACACTTTTACGCCTACAACTGATTTACTTGAAGTAGTAACATCTAACATAAAGTTATTGGCAAATGGGTTTGGATACGCTGTAGCTTTAAATGGTAATTTAACTGTTCTTGGTGGAGCTGCTGTGAACATATCACAAGCGGTTGAATAATCTCCAAACACACCATTTAATTTAATAGCTACCGATACGTTATAGTTTTTACCTAACTGTGCAATCGAGAATTGATTCAATCTAAAGTTAGAATAAGTAACAATGATTTCTTGTGAATTAACTACATCCTCTCCACTAATTTCATCTAACTTCACTTTATAATTAGGGAAACCTGGGTAAGGTGTAATATTCAACTGTTGTGTTAACGATGTTGCAGTTGACAATCCACATTGTGATGGTACTAACGATGTAGTTGGGAAGAATGGGGTTTGAACGATACATTCTGAACCAAATCCTGACCATACTGTTACACTATTATTCAAAATACTATACTCTACCGCGATAGAATACTGTGTATTGTAAGCAAACGTAATGCCTTGGAATGCTACTAAAGATGAGAATCTGCTAGCATTTGGTAAGGAATAGTAATACGTTGGCGTTGGCCCATTATCAGTAGTCATTCTTATACGGAAACGGTATCCTGTAGCATAAGCTGCTGGACTAGCTGTAATACCTGCATTCAATGTCGCTACTTGTGAACCGCAAGTTGGTGCAGCTAAACCAATCAATGGAATTGATGGAGTTAATACAGTACACTCTGCCCCATAACCTGATTGAACTGGTATACTTGTTAAAGGATCCGTGTAAGTATATTGTACTGCCACTTTATAGCTTGAATTATACTGCAATGGGAAACCTGCAAATGAATTAGCTCCCACAAAACGAGTTGCTGAAGGAGAGAAACCATACGTTGGTGTTGGTCCATTATCACTTGCCAATCGAATACGGAAAGTATACCCTGTAGCATTCAATCCTCCATTAGCCGAAATCGTAGAAGACAAACTAACCAAAGTAGCACCACAACTTGATGAACTCAATGTAATCAATTGAACCGTAGGTCCAGTTACTGTTATAGTATTTCCGTAGAAAGGAACAACTTCATCATTAATCACTGCGGATACTTTAATAGTATAGGTAGCACCATATACATGAAGTGCTGAAGGAATAGTTACATATCGTGAGGTTTGAATAATATCGGCTGAAGTAACATTAGTAGTTACATTAGTGATAGAGAAACGATATTTAATATTTGAAGTTCCTGGATAAGAATACCCTACCGCTGGAATGGCTGTTGATAAGGATACCAAAGTAGTATTGTTGTACGATGGTGTCATATTTACAACTACTGGTGCACATCCTTCAGACATTGCTCCACTACAATTATCATCAATATTGTTATAACAAATCTCTGTTACTCCTGGATTAATAGTGGCCACAGCATCATTACAATCTCCACCTAAAAGACTATAAGCTGGAGCAAGATTAGAACAAGTTACTTGACTAACCGCTGAATTACCATAACCATCACCATCTAAATCTTGATACCAAGTAAGAGCACTAACAACAGATACTATTACTGTAGCAGTATTATTAACTGAACATGGTGAAGTAGCCGCTTGAGTATAAGTATAAGTTCCTGCACCTGCTGGAGCTGGTGACCATGTTCCTCCCGCTGCTGGTGAACCTGTTAAGGCGCCAAACAACATTCCTGTAGTTAAAGTAGTAGTAGAACAAATAGATAATGTTCCGTTACTTCCTGCACTTGCTGGTAAGGCTTGTTCAGTAACTGTTACTGTAGCTGTATTATTAACAGCACAAGGTGAAATAGCAGTTTGTGTATAAGTATAAACCAATCCTATATTAGACCAAGTTCCTCCTGCTGCTGGCGAACCTCCTAAAGCAGCAAATAATTGTGCATTACTTGGTGTTGTACCTGCACAAACAGTTAAAGTTCCATTTGTCCCTGCACTTGCTGGTGCTGGTTGAACCGTAACAACTACCGTAGCTGTATTATTAACAGTACATGGCGAAGTGGCCGCTTGAGTATAAGTATAAGTTCCTGCACCTGCTAAAGCTGGTGACCAAGTTCCTCCTATTGCTGGTGAACCAGTTAAGGCACTAAACAACAGTCCTGTGGTCAAAGGAGTAGTAGAACAGATTGTTAATGTACCATTACTTCCTGCACTTGCTGGTAAGGCTTGCTCAGTAACAGTTACTGTAGCTGTGTTATTAACAGTACATGGTGAAGTGGCAGCTTGAGTATAAGTATAAACCAATCCAACGTTTGACCAAGTACCTCCTGCTGCTGGAGAACCTCCTAAAGCAGCAAACAATTGTGCATTACTAGGAGTAGTTCCTGCGCAAACCGTTAAAGTTCCATTAGTTCCTGCGCTTGCTGCTGTTGGTTGAACCGTAACCACAACTGTAGCAGTATTATTAACTGAACATGGTGAAGTTGCTGCCTGAGTATAAGTATACGTTCCTGCACCTATTGGAGCTGGTGACCAAGTTCCTCCTGCTGCTGGTGAACCACCTAAGGCTCCAAACAACAATCCTGTTGTTAAAGTCGTAGTAGAACAAATTGTTAATGTACCATTGCTTCCTGCACTCGATGGTGCTGGCTGAACGGTAACACTTACCATTCCTGTGACAGTATTATAATTGGTTGTATCAGTAGGGGTAAAAGTATAGCCTTGATTAGCAGTACCAGTACTTGGTGTAGTACTCGGTGTAGTAAAAGCAAATGTACCCCCCACACTAGCAATACCTCCACTTAAAGTAGAAGAGGCAAGAGAATTACCTAAACAGATACTGCTTGCTATAGGAGCAGTAGTAATGCTTGGAGTAGCTTTTGTTACCGTTACACTTACCGTACCTGTAACTGTAGTATAATTAATGGTATCTGTAGGGGTAAAAGTATAGCCTTGATTAGCAGTACCTGCATTTGGTGTAGTACTTGGCGTAGTAAACGCAAAAGTACCTGCTACACTTGCTACACCTCCACTTAAAGTAGAAAAAGCCAATGTTTGACCATAAGTTATATTACTTGCTGTAGGTACCGTAGTTATCGTTGGGATATTTCTAGCCCACTGTGCATATAATGTTATATTGGCGGCAAAGGAATAACTAG
The window above is part of the Flavobacterium sp. N1994 genome. Proteins encoded here:
- a CDS encoding SBBP repeat-containing protein, coding for MKKLKTQISILTLLLLLSCSFVRAQNPSLLFAKGIGSKFPTGSTLVVNAIKLDGSGNRYVTGSFVATADFDPSTSTADLVSAGNSDIFIAKYDATGKYVWAIRMGGTSIEVGNSIALDSSGNVYITGYFNGTADFDPSSGTANLVASGGNDIFLAKYDASGNYVMANKIGGSGDDKGFSLSVDNGYISITGYYTGTVDFDPSASTVNLSSASGSDDIFLAKYSTVGTYVWAKSIGSSSSDEARSLAVDGSGNIVITGYFQGTVDFDPSASTANLTMAGGIDIFVAKYNSSGNYLWADRLGGTDTDVGISLALDGNGNVLVTGVFNGTADFDPSASTANLTSAGVGDIFIAKYNSSGNYVWSNRIGGTADDYGNSIAVDSSGNAFVTGYINGTTPIDFDPSANTATLTGAGGKDIFVAKYDTSGNYVGATSFGSTGDEQGLSLSVNTNSVVVAGFFNSTVDFDPSTSTANLNAPVQNGFIASYTTNGIYNDAGILGNYNSSNSLISKYIVKDSSGNLYVTGVFYGTADFDPSASTANLTSAGGTDIFIAKYDASGNYVWAKNMGGTNYDYGSSMAVDSSGNVLVTGYFAGTADFDPSASTANLTSVGASDIFIAKYDASGNYVWAKNIGGTGYGYGYSVAVDSNGNVLVTGNFSSTADFDPSASTANLTSTGGYDIFVAKYDASGNYVWAKNMGSTGSDYGYSMAVDSNGNVLVTGSFSGTADFDPSASTANLTSAGSNDIFIAKYDASGNYVWAKNMGGTSYDIAYSLALDSNGNVFVTGYFTGTADFDPSASTANLTSAGGSSDIFIAKYNSSGIYVWAKNMGSTGPDVGNSLKVDSNNNVFVTGYFAGTADFDPSASTANLTSAGSNDVFVAKYNTSGNYVWAISLGGTGNDIGNSLELDSDGNALVTGQFLDTVDFDPGSGTTNLSTGEVGKSYGFIAKYGTIYTVTFDNNTGSGTMTSQVASASTALTTNTFTKTGYHFTGWNTVANGSGTAYADGASYSFAANITLYAQWARNIPTITTVPTASNITYGQTLAFSTLSGGVASVAGTFAFTTPSTTPNAGTANQGYTFTPTDTINYTTVTGTVSVTVTKATPSITTAPIASSICLGNSLASSTLSGGIASVGGTFAFTTPSTTPSTGTANQGYTFTPTDTTNYNTVTGMVSVTVQPAPSSAGSNGTLTICSTTTLTTGLLFGALGGSPAAGGTWSPAPIGAGTYTYTQAATSPCSVNNTATVVVTVQPTAASAGTNGTLTVCAGTTPSNAQLFAALGGSPAAGGTWSNVGLVYTYTQAATSPCTVNNTATVTVTEQALPASAGSNGTLTICSTTPLTTGLLFSALTGSPAIGGTWSPALAGAGTYTYTQAATSPCTVNNTATVVVTVQPAPASAGTNGTLTVCAGTTPSNAQLFAALGGSPAAGGTWSNIGLVYTYTQTAISPCAVNNTATVTVTEQALPASAGSNGTLSICSTTTLTTGMLFGALTGSPAAGGTWSPAPAGAGTYTYTQAATSPCSVNNTATVIVSVVSALTWYQDLDGDGYGNSAVSQVTCSNLAPAYSLLGGDCNDAVATINPGVTEICYNNIDDNCSGAMSEGCAPVVVNMTPSYNNTTLVSLSTAIPAVGYSYPGTSNIKYRFSITNVTTNVTSADIIQTSRYVTIPSALHVYGATYTIKVSAVINDEVVPFYGNTITVTGPTVQLITLSSSSCGATLVSLSSTISANGGLNATGYTFRIRLASDNGPTPTYGFSPSATRFVGANSFAGFPLQYNSSYKVAVQYTYTDPLTSIPVQSGYGAECTVLTPSIPLIGLAAPTCGSQVATLNAGITASPAAYATGYRFRIRMTTDNGPTPTYYYSLPNASRFSSLVAFQGITFAYNTQYSIAVEYSILNNSVTVWSGFGSECIVQTPFFPTTSLVPSQCGLSTATSLTQQLNITPYPGFPNYKVKLDEISGEDVVNSQEIIVTYSNFRLNQFSIAQLGKNYNVSVAIKLNGVFGDYSTACDMFTAAPPRTVKLPFKATAYPNPFANNFMLDVTTSSKSVVGVKVYDMVGRLIEQREVNVSDMENTTIGDRYPSGVYNVVVSQEDSVEIVRVVKR